TTTCTCTAATATTTAACACAATTGTCCAATTTTGTAAGGCCGATATACAGGAATGCTCTCCTAAGTTGCTCTTTTTAAGGACCTGTGAGGACCTCTTTTATTAGAGCCATAGGATTAATTTAACAGTACAAAATCTAATGAGTTTATATTATCCTTTTACACCTAAACAAATTTGTTACACACCATAATTAAAAACAGGATTCACGATCAAGAACCAAGACTGCTACTGTTTGAAGAGTTCGAGATCTTCATCTTGGATCGCCTCCAATGTAATTTTCCTTTCCGTTTCACAGCTCAATTTTTGTCTCCAAACCAACAGATtcttatgattaattaataactATATATTGTGTTCAACCCTTTTGGGAAGAATATCAATGACCTACCCAGCTTTTCGAATTGGTCGCACCCGAAAATTGCGAGATATAAAGTTTAATTGACTTATAAAAAATCAAATCCTGTTATAATTTTAAGAAATCAACTTATGTGGTAtcttttaattttggttttcgTTTGGTTCgtgagaaaattttgaaaagagaAATAGGGTTCACGCTCATCCTCCCTCTCTACCACTCTGCTCCCGCCCTCTCGGGTGAGAAAATTGATTATATTGCATTTGCCTTTGTGGTGGTGGTTCAACCTTTagccccattttttttttcttcacttttaattttaattgcagATTGCTTTATGATGGAAGAACAATCTTCCCAGGGACATCACCTCAAACAAGTTGCAAGTGAACGTAATCCCATAGTTGGCCAAGAATTTGGATCAATAACGGAAGCATATGATTTTTAAAATCAATATGCTCGAGAAGTTGGATTTAGTATCAAAATGGGTTCAAgtaagaagaaaaaaggaacGAATGAAATCACCTAGAAACAATTTGTTTGCTCAAAGGAAGGTGAACCGGATGAGACTTAtcaaaaaacaaagaagaataaATCAACCAAGGAAGAAAGGAATGTTGGATCAACACGTGTGGGTTGTAAGGCAAAGTTAAGCATTTCTCGTGACAAGTGAAAGAAGAAATGGTCTATTTGTAACTTTGAAGAGTGTCATAATCATGTACTTTCAACACCTACTACATTCACACCGAAAAGTTTCGAAAGCAAAGAAGCTTTACATGGAAACACTAAGTAGTGCAAATGTACCTACAAGTCAACAATTCAGAATAATGGAAAATGAGGCGGGTGGAATTGCAAATGTTGGATGTATTGACAAAGATTTGAGAAACGTTGAAAGAGATTTGCAGAAAGAAATCAAGGGACATGATGCTGACATGCTTCTTGAATATTTTCAttcagaaaaggaaaagaacccATCTTTTTGTTTTGAAGTTGATAAAGATGAGGAAAACAAGTTTAGCCattgtttttgggtggattCCACAGCAAGAAAAGCGTACTTCTTTTTTGGTGATGTAGTTGCTTTTGATACGACTTACAACACAAATAAGTATAGTATGATCTTTGCTCCATTCGTAGGGGTTAACCATCACAATCAAACAATTGTATTTGGATGTGGGTTTTTAAGTGATGAGAAAACTGAGTCATTTATTTGGTTATTTGAGCAATGGCTGAAAGCTATGCCTAGCGGTCCACCTCAATTGATAATTACGGATCAAGATCAAGCAATATCGAAGGCCATTGCTCAAGTTTTTCCTCTTGCATTCCACCGGTATTGTATTTGGCATTTAATGGATAAGTTCCACAAAAGCTTAGCCCAATGCTTTTAGTTTATATGCCACAATTTAGCGCTAGTGTATACGGTTCTGAAACTAtagaagaatatgaagaaaGTTGGAAGCATGCATTAATGCAACATGCATTGGAGAATCATGAATGGCTGCTACAAATGTACAAACTCTGTAAGCAGTGGGTCCCTGCATTTTGCATGCATATATTTTCTGCAGGAATGTCAAGTAGTCAAAGAGTTGAAAGTGGACACTCCTTCTTCAAGAAATATGTTTCAAAACGCAACTCTTTCTGGGATTTTGTTACACGATTTGAGAGGGCACTTGGACACCAAAGGCATAAAGAGTTGGTTTCTGATCATGTGGATGTTAATGAAGTGCCAAAGTTAAGGACATTATTTCCAATTGAATAGCAAATGCGCGGTTTATAtacaaaaacaatatttttaaagttttaggaTGAAGTGATTCAAAGTACTACTTATTTGAAGTGTGATGCTATAAGGAAGGACGaaaaggaatgtgtttatgTTGTTATACGTGTTGATGCAGAAAGCTCAATATTCCAACATATTGTTCACGATAAAGTTTCTAGTTTTGCAAGGTGCAGCTGTCGAAATTTTGAGTTCGAAGGAATTCCATGCAGACATATTGTATTTTTTTCTCAGAAGTATTCATATTGTAGATTTTCCAAGCCAATACATCATGAAAAGATGGACCAAAAGTGTGAAGGCTGAAAGAGTTTGGGATGGAAATGTATTGGAAATAAAAGATGTGCAATACAAGTCATTAATGATGAGGCATATTCAGTTATCTCAACTTTCATAGTGCTTAATTGATGAATCATCCCTTATGGAAGAAACAACTTAACTTGTAAGAAAAGGAATCGAATCGCTTCGTATTGAAGTTAAGGGATTAcgctctgttgatgcacaaaatcagtgaggactttggtacaacagaaagtgttaagtttgtgaccttcgctagactgcttcggtcactagtgtggataagtatgtaaatggatagggacagggaagcaaacacaagatgtacgtggttcacccagattggctacgtccacggagtagaggagttctcattaattgtgaagggtttacacaagtacataggttcaagctctcctttagtgagtactagtgaatgatttagtacaaatgatattagaaaatattgtgagagaatgatctctatttatagaagagag
This genomic interval from Malus domestica chromosome 05, GDT2T_hap1 contains the following:
- the LOC139196109 gene encoding protein FAR1-RELATED SEQUENCE 5-like; this encodes MENEAGGIANVGCIDKDLRNVERDLQKEIKGHDADMLLEYFHSEKEKNPSFCFEVDKDEENKFSHCFWVDSTARKAYFFFGDVVAFDTTYNTNKYSMIFAPFVGVNHHNQTIVFGCGFLSDEKTESFIWLFEQWLKAMPSGPPQLIITDQDQAISKAIAQWVPAFCMHIFSAGMSSSQRVESGHSFFKKYVSKRNSFWDFVTRFERALGHQRHKELVSDHVDVNEVPKLRTLFPIE